Proteins encoded within one genomic window of Bos indicus x Bos taurus breed Angus x Brahman F1 hybrid chromosome 18, Bos_hybrid_MaternalHap_v2.0, whole genome shotgun sequence:
- the VASP gene encoding vasodilator-stimulated phosphoprotein isoform X3 — protein MSETVVCTSRATVMLYDDSNKRWLPAGTGPQAFSRVQIYHNPTANSFRVVGRKMQPDQQVVINCAIVRGVKYNQATPNFHQWRDARQVWGLNFGSKEDATQFANGMASALEALEGGGPLPPPPPTAPPTWSAQNGPSPEEMEQQKRQQQSELMERERRASNAGGPPAASAGAPPPPPGPPPPPGPPPPPGLSSSGVSAATQGAGGGPPPAPPLPTAQGPSGGGTGAPSLASAIAGAKLRKVSKQEEASAGPVAPKAESSRSTGGGLMEEMNAMLARRRKATQVGEKPAKDESANEESDARVPAHSESVRRPWEKNSTTLPRMKSSSSVTTSEAHPATPSSSDESDLERVKQELLEEVRKELQKVKEEIIEAFVQELRKRGAP, from the exons CGAGACGGTTGTGTGCACCAGCCGGGCCACGGTGATGCTCTATGATGACAGCAACAAACGCTGGCTGCCCGCCGGCACGGGCCCGCAGGCCTTCAGCCGCGTCCAGATCTATCACAACCCCACCGCCAACTCCTTCCGGGTGGTCGGCCGCAAGATGCAGCCGGACCAGCAG GTGGTCATCAACTGTGCCATCGTCCGGGGTGTCAAGTATAACCAGGCCACCCCCAACTTCCACCAGTGGCGCGATGCCCGGCAGGTCTGGGGCCTCAACTTTGGCAGCAAGGAGGATGCCACGCAGTTTGCCAACGGCATGGCCAGCGCCCTAGAGGCCTTGGAAG GAGGTGGGCCCCTGCCCCCGCCACCACCTACAGCGCCTCCCACCTGGTCTGCCCAGAATGGCCCCTCGCCAGAGGAGATGGAGCAGCAGAAAAG gcagcAGCAGTCAGAGCTCATGGAGCGGGAGCGCAGAGCCTCCAACGCAG gAGGCCCGCCTGCTGCCTCAGCTGGGGCACCACCACCGCCCCCAGGACCTCCCCCTCCTCCgggtccacccccaccccctggtcTCTCCTCCTCAGGGGTCTCGGCTGCCACGCAGGGAGCAGGGGGAGGCCCACCCCCGGCACCCCCTCTCCCTACAGCACAAGGCCCCAGTGGTGGAGGGACTGGGGCCCCCAGCCTGGCCTCAGCCATTGCTGGTGCCAAACTCAGGAAAGTTAGCAAG CAGGAAGAGGCTTCAGCGGGGCCTGTGGCCCCCAAAGCTGAGAGCAGTCGAAGCACGGGTGGAGGCCTCATGGAAGAGATGAACGCCATGCTGGCCCGGAG AAGGAAAGCCACGCAAGTTGGGGAGAAACCCGCCAAGGATGAATCTGCCAAT GAGGAGTCAGACGCCAGAGTCCCAGCCCACAGTG AATCTGTGCGGAGACCCTGGGAGAAGAACAGCACAACCTTGCCAAG GATGAAGTCGTCTTCTTCAGTGACCACTTCCGAGGCCCACCCCGCTACGCCTAGTTCCAGTGACGAGTCAGACCTGGAGAGGGTGAAACAG GAGCTTCTGGAAGAGGTGAGGAAGGaattgcagaaagtgaaagaggaaataatTGAAG CCTTTGTTCAGGAGCTGAGGAAGCGGGGTGCCCCCTGA
- the VASP gene encoding vasodilator-stimulated phosphoprotein isoform X2, whose product MSETVVCTSRATVMLYDDSNKRWLPAGTGPQAFSRVQIYHNPTANSFRVVGRKMQPDQQVVINCAIVRGVKYNQATPNFHQWRDARQVWGLNFGSKEDATQFANGMASALEALEGGGPLPPPPPTAPPTWSAQNGPSPEEMEQQKRQQQSELMERERRASNAGGPPAASAGAPPPPPGPPPPPGPPPPPGLSSSGVSAATQGAGGGPPPAPPLPTAQGPSGGGTGAPSLASAIAGAKLRKVSKEEASAGPVAPKAESSRSTGGGLMEEMNAMLARRRKATQVGEKPAKDESANQEESDARVPAHSESVRRPWEKNSTTLPRMKSSSSVTTSEAHPATPSSSDESDLERVKQELLEEVRKELQKVKEEIIEAFVQELRKRGAP is encoded by the exons CGAGACGGTTGTGTGCACCAGCCGGGCCACGGTGATGCTCTATGATGACAGCAACAAACGCTGGCTGCCCGCCGGCACGGGCCCGCAGGCCTTCAGCCGCGTCCAGATCTATCACAACCCCACCGCCAACTCCTTCCGGGTGGTCGGCCGCAAGATGCAGCCGGACCAGCAG GTGGTCATCAACTGTGCCATCGTCCGGGGTGTCAAGTATAACCAGGCCACCCCCAACTTCCACCAGTGGCGCGATGCCCGGCAGGTCTGGGGCCTCAACTTTGGCAGCAAGGAGGATGCCACGCAGTTTGCCAACGGCATGGCCAGCGCCCTAGAGGCCTTGGAAG GAGGTGGGCCCCTGCCCCCGCCACCACCTACAGCGCCTCCCACCTGGTCTGCCCAGAATGGCCCCTCGCCAGAGGAGATGGAGCAGCAGAAAAG gcagcAGCAGTCAGAGCTCATGGAGCGGGAGCGCAGAGCCTCCAACGCAG gAGGCCCGCCTGCTGCCTCAGCTGGGGCACCACCACCGCCCCCAGGACCTCCCCCTCCTCCgggtccacccccaccccctggtcTCTCCTCCTCAGGGGTCTCGGCTGCCACGCAGGGAGCAGGGGGAGGCCCACCCCCGGCACCCCCTCTCCCTACAGCACAAGGCCCCAGTGGTGGAGGGACTGGGGCCCCCAGCCTGGCCTCAGCCATTGCTGGTGCCAAACTCAGGAAAGTTAGCAAG GAAGAGGCTTCAGCGGGGCCTGTGGCCCCCAAAGCTGAGAGCAGTCGAAGCACGGGTGGAGGCCTCATGGAAGAGATGAACGCCATGCTGGCCCGGAG AAGGAAAGCCACGCAAGTTGGGGAGAAACCCGCCAAGGATGAATCTGCCAAT CAGGAGGAGTCAGACGCCAGAGTCCCAGCCCACAGTG AATCTGTGCGGAGACCCTGGGAGAAGAACAGCACAACCTTGCCAAG GATGAAGTCGTCTTCTTCAGTGACCACTTCCGAGGCCCACCCCGCTACGCCTAGTTCCAGTGACGAGTCAGACCTGGAGAGGGTGAAACAG GAGCTTCTGGAAGAGGTGAGGAAGGaattgcagaaagtgaaagaggaaataatTGAAG CCTTTGTTCAGGAGCTGAGGAAGCGGGGTGCCCCCTGA
- the VASP gene encoding vasodilator-stimulated phosphoprotein isoform X1: MSETVVCTSRATVMLYDDSNKRWLPAGTGPQAFSRVQIYHNPTANSFRVVGRKMQPDQQVVINCAIVRGVKYNQATPNFHQWRDARQVWGLNFGSKEDATQFANGMASALEALEGGGPLPPPPPTAPPTWSAQNGPSPEEMEQQKRQQQSELMERERRASNAGGPPAASAGAPPPPPGPPPPPGPPPPPGLSSSGVSAATQGAGGGPPPAPPLPTAQGPSGGGTGAPSLASAIAGAKLRKVSKQEEASAGPVAPKAESSRSTGGGLMEEMNAMLARRRKATQVGEKPAKDESANQEESDARVPAHSESVRRPWEKNSTTLPRMKSSSSVTTSEAHPATPSSSDESDLERVKQELLEEVRKELQKVKEEIIEAFVQELRKRGAP; this comes from the exons CGAGACGGTTGTGTGCACCAGCCGGGCCACGGTGATGCTCTATGATGACAGCAACAAACGCTGGCTGCCCGCCGGCACGGGCCCGCAGGCCTTCAGCCGCGTCCAGATCTATCACAACCCCACCGCCAACTCCTTCCGGGTGGTCGGCCGCAAGATGCAGCCGGACCAGCAG GTGGTCATCAACTGTGCCATCGTCCGGGGTGTCAAGTATAACCAGGCCACCCCCAACTTCCACCAGTGGCGCGATGCCCGGCAGGTCTGGGGCCTCAACTTTGGCAGCAAGGAGGATGCCACGCAGTTTGCCAACGGCATGGCCAGCGCCCTAGAGGCCTTGGAAG GAGGTGGGCCCCTGCCCCCGCCACCACCTACAGCGCCTCCCACCTGGTCTGCCCAGAATGGCCCCTCGCCAGAGGAGATGGAGCAGCAGAAAAG gcagcAGCAGTCAGAGCTCATGGAGCGGGAGCGCAGAGCCTCCAACGCAG gAGGCCCGCCTGCTGCCTCAGCTGGGGCACCACCACCGCCCCCAGGACCTCCCCCTCCTCCgggtccacccccaccccctggtcTCTCCTCCTCAGGGGTCTCGGCTGCCACGCAGGGAGCAGGGGGAGGCCCACCCCCGGCACCCCCTCTCCCTACAGCACAAGGCCCCAGTGGTGGAGGGACTGGGGCCCCCAGCCTGGCCTCAGCCATTGCTGGTGCCAAACTCAGGAAAGTTAGCAAG CAGGAAGAGGCTTCAGCGGGGCCTGTGGCCCCCAAAGCTGAGAGCAGTCGAAGCACGGGTGGAGGCCTCATGGAAGAGATGAACGCCATGCTGGCCCGGAG AAGGAAAGCCACGCAAGTTGGGGAGAAACCCGCCAAGGATGAATCTGCCAAT CAGGAGGAGTCAGACGCCAGAGTCCCAGCCCACAGTG AATCTGTGCGGAGACCCTGGGAGAAGAACAGCACAACCTTGCCAAG GATGAAGTCGTCTTCTTCAGTGACCACTTCCGAGGCCCACCCCGCTACGCCTAGTTCCAGTGACGAGTCAGACCTGGAGAGGGTGAAACAG GAGCTTCTGGAAGAGGTGAGGAAGGaattgcagaaagtgaaagaggaaataatTGAAG CCTTTGTTCAGGAGCTGAGGAAGCGGGGTGCCCCCTGA